One Micromonospora eburnea genomic region harbors:
- a CDS encoding endonuclease VII domain-containing protein, with protein MPDSPSESDKKCPQCERLLPVTDFHRNRRRADGLAYYGKACAVARSQASRRKRGIGPQKRSSVPVPAGLKWSPDCDQVKPLEDFPRTKKVSGRHSHCKPCHNARGKETAQRLYGGTREYHLRRRYGIGEKEFQELLAEQGGVCAACGDPDPEHVDHDHRTGWVRGILCFNCNGGLGQFRDNPTRLARAITYLRGTTWQRVLIHPGVYQMCSPTRGRPPSQRS; from the coding sequence ATGCCCGATTCGCCCAGCGAGTCGGACAAGAAGTGCCCGCAGTGTGAGCGGTTGTTGCCCGTCACGGACTTCCACCGCAACCGGCGGCGGGCGGACGGGCTCGCCTATTACGGCAAGGCTTGTGCGGTGGCCCGCTCGCAGGCGAGCCGCCGCAAGCGCGGGATCGGACCGCAGAAGAGATCTTCGGTTCCGGTTCCTGCCGGGTTGAAATGGTCCCCAGACTGCGATCAGGTCAAGCCCCTTGAGGACTTTCCGCGAACGAAGAAGGTCAGCGGACGACACTCTCACTGCAAGCCCTGTCACAACGCCCGCGGTAAGGAGACCGCACAGCGGCTCTATGGCGGCACGCGCGAGTACCACCTGCGGCGGCGGTACGGGATCGGGGAGAAGGAGTTCCAGGAGCTCCTCGCCGAACAGGGCGGTGTCTGCGCGGCCTGCGGCGACCCCGATCCGGAACATGTGGACCACGATCATCGCACCGGATGGGTGCGCGGGATACTCTGCTTCAACTGCAACGGTGGTCTTGGTCAGTTCCGGGACAATCCCACGAGGCTGGCCAGGGCGATCACGTACCTGAGAGGAACCACGTGGCAGCGGGTTTTGATCCATCCGGGCGTCTACCAGATGTGTTCACCAACGCGGGGACGTCCTCCTTCACAGCGTTCCTGA
- the prcB gene encoding proteasome subunit beta, giving the protein MAAGFDPSGRLPDVFTNAGTSSFTAFLSKVAPEMLPGRRPLPPGMAADMAPHATTIVAISAAGGVVMAGDRRATMGNLIAQRDIEKVHPADAYSLVGIAGTAGIGIELMRLFQVELEHYEKIEGAMLSLDGKANRLASMIRGNLGAAMQGLAVIPLFAGFDLAAGDPARAGRIFSFDVTGGPYEETGFDAIGSGSLFAKSALKKRFRAGLSIDDAVRLAVEALYDAADDDTATGGPDLTRRIYPVVMTATAEGTHRLTDAETAAVAESVVAGRMENPGG; this is encoded by the coding sequence GTGGCAGCGGGTTTTGATCCATCCGGGCGTCTACCAGATGTGTTCACCAACGCGGGGACGTCCTCCTTCACAGCGTTCCTGAGCAAGGTGGCGCCCGAGATGCTGCCCGGCCGGCGGCCGCTGCCGCCCGGCATGGCCGCCGACATGGCGCCGCACGCGACGACCATCGTGGCCATCTCGGCCGCCGGTGGCGTGGTGATGGCCGGCGACCGGCGCGCCACGATGGGCAACCTGATCGCCCAGCGCGACATCGAGAAGGTGCACCCGGCCGACGCGTACTCCCTGGTCGGCATCGCGGGCACCGCGGGCATCGGCATCGAGCTGATGCGACTGTTCCAGGTGGAGCTGGAGCACTACGAGAAGATCGAGGGCGCGATGCTCTCGCTCGACGGCAAGGCCAACCGGCTGGCGTCGATGATCCGGGGCAACCTGGGCGCGGCCATGCAGGGGCTCGCCGTGATCCCGCTCTTCGCCGGCTTCGACCTGGCGGCCGGCGACCCGGCGCGGGCCGGGCGGATCTTCAGCTTCGACGTGACCGGCGGCCCGTACGAGGAGACCGGCTTCGACGCGATCGGTTCCGGCTCGCTGTTCGCCAAGTCGGCCCTGAAGAAGCGGTTCCGGGCGGGCCTGTCGATCGACGACGCGGTGCGGCTCGCCGTCGAGGCGCTCTACGACGCGGCCGACGACGACACCGCCACCGGCGGCCCGGATCTCACCCGCCGGATCTACCCGGTGGTGATGACCGCGACGGCGGAGGGCACCCACCGGCTCACCGACGCCGAGACGGCGGCGGTCGCGGAGAGCGTCGTGGCCGGTCGGATGGAGAACCCGGGCGGCTGA